One genomic window of Magnolia sinica isolate HGM2019 chromosome 3, MsV1, whole genome shotgun sequence includes the following:
- the LOC131241232 gene encoding S-linalool synthase-like isoform X3, whose amino-acid sequence MEKTIQAMVDKIKKEMFYSVDLRHFVSASAYDTAWLSMIPDPEDPNRPMFPQCLEWTLHNQKELGLWGEPNHSNLPTIECIPATVACMVALKTWDVGHETIQKGLTFIHENTEKLLLEQHGGNSRWLAIVFPGMLEIGWSKGLQLFPDGLPEIMKSIFARRQTIMEMESFSNQPHHPPLIYYLEALPSTYRIDYDELLQCLRGDGSLFQSPSASASAYMVTMNKDCQHYLESMVQRCGSGVPPTYPIDEDLIKLCIVDRLERLGLDEHFHKEIKAVLSDVYGNWMECEVDPIGSHISMLQIYKDSLAYRLLTMHGYRVSSRNFSFFIDYEDSKACCVDQNHDFFISTMLNVHRASDFIFIKKNEADEVKSSTKKILENGICKEKFIVASKLREEVEHELSLPWLARLDHLEHREWIERGKTHDLWTGKASYLRLSCLNNTMLLNLAKDNYIYRQSIYRNELEELKRWVRDSGISSLGFGRDKTTYCYFAVATNAYDTQMRAVRITSTKNGILLTIIDDFFDEYGSMDELRCFTDAVERWDGDGMHGRGKILNIHALDALVSETAPMFKGATLQSIFEIFGAK is encoded by the exons ATGGAGAAAACTATTCAAGCTATGGTGGACAAGATCAAGAAAGAGATGTTCTACTCCGTTGATCTCCGCCATTTTGTTTCTGCCTCGGCATATGACACAGCATGGCTATCGATGATTCCTGACCCGGAAGATCCTAACCGTCCTATGTTCCCACAATGCCTGGAGTGGACACTCCACAACCAGAAGGAACTAGGGCTTTGGGGGGAGCCAAACCACTCCAACCTCCCCACCATAGAATGCATCCCAGCAACAGTTGCTTGCATGGTTGCACTCAAGACATGGGACGTGGGACATGAAACCATACAGAAAG GGTTGACGTTCATCCATGAAAACACTGAGAAGCTATTATTGGAGCAACATGGCGGCAATAGTCGATGGTTGGCCATTGTTTTCCCCGGCATGCTTGAAATCGGTTGGAGCAAAGGTCTACAGCTCTTTCCTGATGGCTTGCCGGAGATAATGAAATCGATCTTTGCTAGGAGACAAACAATCATGGAAAT GGAAAGTTTTTCCAATCAACCTCATCATCCACCGTTGATTTATTACTTGGAGGCCCTACCTTCGACGTACAGGATAGATTACGATGAGTTGCTTCAGTGTCTGAGAGGAGATGGGTCTTTGTTTCAATCGCCTTCCGCATCAGCAAGTGCATACATGGTTACAATGAACAAAGACTGTCAGCATTACTTAGAATCTATGGTACAAAGATGTGGGTCTGGAG TGCCTCCTACCTATCCGATTGATGAGGATCTTATAAAGCTATGCATCGTTGATCGATTAGAGAGACTTGGATTGGATGAACATTTTCATAAAGAGATTAAAGCTGTATTAAGTGATGTTTATGG GAACTGGATGGAATGTGAGGTAGATCCAATCGGGAGCCATATATCGATGCTTCAGATTTACAAAGATTCATTGGCATACCGGCTTCTAACAATGCATGGGTATCGTGTCTCTTCAA GAAACTTCTCTTTTTTCATAGATTATGAAGATAGCAAAGCATGTTGCGTGGatcaaaatcatgattttttCATAAGCACCATGCTTAATGTCCACCGTGCTTCTGACtttatatttataaagaaaaatgaagctgacGAGGTTAAGTCGTCCACGAAAAAGATATTGGAAAATGGAATATGCAAAGAGAAATTCATTGTGGCCTCAAAGCTCCGTGAGGAG GTAGAACATGAACTAAGCCTTCCATGGCTCGCACGGTTGGATCACTTGGAGCACAGAGAGTGGATTGAACGAGGCAAAACCCACGATCTATGGACTGGCAAGGCATCCTATTTGAG GTTATCTTGCCTAAACAACACCATGTTGTTGAACCTAGCAAAAGACAACTACATCTATCGCCAGTCCATATACAGGAACGAACTTGAAGAGCTAAAAAG GTGGGTGAGAGACTCTGGAATTTCTAGCTTGGGATTTGGTAGGGATAAAACGACATATTGCTACTTTGCGGTGGCTACCAATGCTTATGATACACAGATGCGCGCAGTACGCATAACAAGCACCAAGAACGGCATCCTCCTTACAATCATCGATGATTTCTTTGATGAATATGGTTCCATGGATGAGTTGAGATGTTTCACTGATGCAGTTGAAAG